Proteins encoded by one window of Ulvibacter sp. MAR_2010_11:
- a CDS encoding DinB family protein, giving the protein MNSQSCIEILDYNKSVFETLLKNISEEEYLWKPTPEKWCLLEVVCHLYDEEREDFRARIESTLENPDKEWIKIDPPAWVTDRNYMKQNYTSILAKFLEERDKSILWLEGLQNPKWDNAYIHPKVGAVPAIRLLANWVAHDYLHLRQIIRLKYEFLEAHTDEPLDYAGAW; this is encoded by the coding sequence ATGAATTCTCAAAGCTGCATAGAAATTCTTGACTATAACAAGTCTGTTTTTGAAACCCTTTTAAAAAATATTTCAGAAGAAGAATACCTATGGAAACCCACTCCCGAAAAATGGTGTTTACTGGAAGTTGTTTGCCATTTATACGATGAGGAGCGTGAAGATTTTAGAGCCCGAATAGAAAGTACGCTGGAAAACCCGGACAAAGAATGGATAAAAATAGATCCGCCTGCCTGGGTAACAGATCGCAATTATATGAAGCAGAACTATACAAGCATACTGGCAAAATTCCTGGAAGAACGGGACAAATCGATATTATGGCTGGAAGGATTACAAAATCCAAAATGGGATAATGCTTACATACATCCTAAAGTGGGGGCGGTTCCTGCAATTCGACTCCTGGCAAATTGGGTGGCACACGATTATTTACATCTAAGGCAGATTATCCGACTTAAATACGAATTTTTAGAGGCGCATACCGATGAGCCTTTGGACTATGCAGGGGCTTGGTAA
- a CDS encoding protein-L-isoaspartate(D-aspartate) O-methyltransferase, producing the protein MKDTFTHKGMRKKLVETLKKKGIVDVAVLDAINTIPRHLFMDSGFVDHAYIDKAFPIGADQTISQPYTVARQTELLEVKRGDKILEIGTGSGYQTAVLLELGAVVFSIERQNELFKKTKLFLPKLGYRPKKLIFGDGYIGYKTEAPFDGIIVTAGAPFVPKPLMSQLKIGGKLIIPVGDVLQIMTVFTRTSETEFDKEEFGEYRFVPLLGNKE; encoded by the coding sequence GTGAAGGACACATTTACTCATAAAGGCATGCGCAAAAAGTTGGTGGAAACCCTAAAAAAAAAGGGGATTGTCGATGTTGCCGTGCTTGACGCCATCAATACCATTCCGCGGCATTTATTTATGGATTCGGGTTTTGTGGATCATGCATATATAGACAAGGCGTTTCCTATTGGAGCCGATCAAACCATCTCACAACCGTATACCGTTGCGCGTCAGACCGAATTACTAGAAGTAAAAAGAGGTGATAAAATCTTAGAAATTGGAACAGGAAGCGGGTACCAGACAGCTGTTTTGTTGGAACTGGGAGCTGTGGTCTTTTCAATTGAACGTCAGAATGAATTGTTTAAAAAGACCAAGTTGTTTTTGCCGAAACTGGGCTACAGGCCTAAAAAATTGATTTTCGGTGATGGTTATATTGGTTATAAAACTGAAGCTCCTTTCGATGGAATTATAGTTACTGCCGGTGCACCCTTTGTTCCGAAGCCATTGATGTCGCAACTTAAAATAGGAGGGAAGTTGATCATTCCGGTAGGAGATGTGTTGCAAATTATGACCGTTTTTACACGTACTTCCGAAACCGAATTCGATAAAGAAGAATTTGGGGAATATCGTTTTGTGCCACTATTAGGTAACAAGGAATAA